The Deltaproteobacteria bacterium nucleotide sequence GTCGGGGCGGCAACGCTCCGCTAGGTTCGGCGCGTGGGCGGCAAAGGCGACCGGCCGACGGTCGAGAATCGCTGGTGGGTCGACCAGGGCAAGGATGCGGCTGGTCGACCGATCGAGCGCCCGCCGGCGCAGTTCGGCGGACGGTTCTTCCGGACCGGCGAAGGCTTCGAGCAGGAGCGGGCGCAGCGCCGGCTCACCGACTCGAACCTGAAGTGGCTCGAGGAGGCCAACCCGCCTGTCGACGGCTGGGCGGTCGTTCACATGTTCCCCGGCGACCAGTTTCCCGTCCCTCGGTTCGAGAAGATCAAGGCCTCCCTCCGGCTCCCGTCCGGCGGCCGCGGCGTCCTCATCGACTCCGGCAACTCGGTGCGCGCCATCATGACCGGCCTGCCGGCAGGTGAGCGCCTGGTGGAGGTCCGGCTGGCGGACGAGTCGTCCTTCGACGCCTGGGTGCGGGGCGAGTGGGTCCGCGAGGCCCTCTTTCCGAGCTTCGCCGAGGCGCTCCGCGGGCTGCCGGCGCTGATCCGGGAGTACCTCGAGACGGACCGCGCGGCGACCTTCCTCTGACCCCGAGGGGTGCCCTTTACGGGGTCGCCGCGGGTAGGCTATGGACCGCGGCTGACAACAAGGGGGTTGCCCGTGGCCACCACCGAGGACGAGCTAGCGAAAAAGCAGGTACAGGAAGCGGTCTGGACGTGGTCCGGCCGGGTCATCGTGCTCGCGGTCGTGTTCGGCTTCGGCTTCTTCGCGGCCTGGATACTCTGGGGCGTGGGCCTGAGCGGCGCGCCCGCCCTGCGCGTCCGCGTGGCGGAGCAGGACGCCCAGCTCCTCGAGCGCAAGAACCGTCAGGTCGACATCGAGGGCAAGCTCACCGTGTGCCAGGGCCGGCTCGACGAGTGCAACCGCTCGCTGGCCGCGAAGTCGGCGGCGGCGCAGCAGCCGGCGGCGCCGTAGCGCGCAGGCCGCTTAGATCACGCCGGCGGTGCGCAGACGGTCGACTTGCGGCCGCTCCAGTCGCAGGAGGCCTTCGTAGACCTCCTCGTTGTGCTCGCCCAGCTCTGGTCCGAGGCGATGAACGGCGCCCGGCGTGTGTGACAGCTTCGCGACGACGCCGGGGACGACCACCGCGCCGAGCTTCGGGTGTGGCAGACGGACGACCATGTCGCGGGCGAGGAGCTGGGGATGCGCCACGAGCTCGTCGACGCCGTACACGGGTGCGCACGGCACGTTGGCCCGCTCGGGACCGAGCACCCGCATGACCTCGGCGACCGAGTGCTCCGCCACCCAGGCGCCGACCACGTCGTTCACCTCGGCACCGTGCTCGAGGCGGGCGGCAGCGCCGCGGAAGCGCGGGTCGTCGCCCAGCTCGGGCCGTCCGATCGCCGCCGCGAGGCGGCGGAAGATGCGATTGGTGGCGATCGCGATCACCACCCAGCCGTCGCGCGCCCGGTAGGCGTCGTAGGGAGCGGTCGCGAGATGGCGGTTCCCGACGCGCGCCGGCAGCCGCCCGGTCGCCGCGTGAATGGTGGGCCAGCTGTCGAGCAGCGAGAACATCGCGTCCTGGCTGGACACGTCGACCGGCTGCCCCGTGCCGGTGCGGCTGCGAGCCGCGAGCGCGGCGAGGATGCCGACCGCGCCGTAGAGGCCCGCGACGAAATCGCCGAGCGAGCCGCCGCCGCGCGTCGGCGGGCTCTCCGGAAAACCCGTGATCGACATGAAGCCGCCCGCCGCCTGCGCCACGATGTCGTAGGACGGCCGGGAGGACCACGGTCCCGTCTGCCCGAAGCCCGAAAGGCTCGCGACGATGAGCCGGGGGTGCTCGCGGCAGAGGTCGTCGGGCGCGAGCCCCCACGAGGCGAGCGTGCCGCCGGCGAAGTTCTCGGCCAGCACGTCGACGTGCGCGAGCAGCCGGCGCAGCAATCCCCGCCCCTCCTCCTGCCGGACGTCGAGGGTAATGCCTTTCTTGTTGCGGTTGAGCGCGAGGAAGGCCACCGGGACGCCGTCGGCCGTGGGATAGCCGTAGCGCCCCTCGTCGCCGCCCCGCGGCGCCTCCACCTTGATCACCTCGGCGCCGAGGTCGGCGAGGATCGCGGTGCAGAAGGGGCCGGCGAGGAAGCGCGTCAAGTCGAGGACCCGGACGCCGGCGAGCGCGGTCACAGGTACGGGACGAAGTTCTTGAGCGCCGAGAGCAGCGCCTCGAGGTCCGCATACTCCTGGAGGTCCGCGTAGAGCGCCGCCCACGTCGCCCGCACGCGGGCCGTGTCCTGCTCCTCGGCCGGGACGCCGAGCGCCCGCTCGAGCTGCTTCAGGAGCGGCTGGGTCTGGAGCTTCGTCTCGACGGGGATCTC carries:
- a CDS encoding CoA transferase, producing MGGALRGPPGVCGPRGAALGAQELRPVPVTALAGVRVLDLTRFLAGPFCTAILADLGAEVIKVEAPRGGDEGRYGYPTADGVPVAFLALNRNKKGITLDVRQEEGRGLLRRLLAHVDVLAENFAGGTLASWGLAPDDLCREHPRLIVASLSGFGQTGPWSSRPSYDIVAQAAGGFMSITGFPESPPTRGGGSLGDFVAGLYGAVGILAALAARSRTGTGQPVDVSSQDAMFSLLDSWPTIHAATGRLPARVGNRHLATAPYDAYRARDGWVVIAIATNRIFRRLAAAIGRPELGDDPRFRGAAARLEHGAEVNDVVGAWVAEHSVAEVMRVLGPERANVPCAPVYGVDELVAHPQLLARDMVVRLPHPKLGAVVVPGVVAKLSHTPGAVHRLGPELGEHNEEVYEGLLRLERPQVDRLRTAGVI